One part of the Macaca mulatta isolate MMU2019108-1 chromosome 6, T2T-MMU8v2.0, whole genome shotgun sequence genome encodes these proteins:
- the RAB24 gene encoding ras-related protein Rab-24: MSGQRVDVKVVMLGKEYVGKTSLVERYVHDRFLVGPYQNTIGAAFVAKVMSVGDRTVTLGIWDTAGSERYEAMSRIYYRGAKAAIVCYDLTDSSSFERAKFWVKELRSLEEGCQIYLCGTKSDLLEEDRRRRRVDFHDVQDYADNIKAQLFETSSKTGQSVDELFQKVAEDYVSVAAFQVMTEDKGVDLGQKPNPYFYSCCHH; encoded by the exons ATGAGCGGGCAGCGCGTGGACGTCAAGGTGGTGATGCTGGGCAAGGAGTACGTGGGCAAGACAAGCCTGGTGGAGCGCTACGTGCACGACCGCTTTCTGGTGGGGCCCTATCAGAAC ACCATCGGGGCCGCCTTCGTGGCCAAGGTGATGTCGGTCGGAGACCGGACTGTGACATTAGGTATTTGG GACACAGCAGGCTCTGAGCGCTATGAGGCCATGAGTAGAATCTACTATCGGGGTGCCAAGGCTGCCATCGTTTGCTATG ACCTCACAGACAGCAGCAGCTTTGAGCGAGCAAAGTTCTGGGTGAAGGAACTGCGCAGCCTAGAGGAG GGCTGCCAAATCTACCTTTGTGGCACCAAGAGTGACCTGCTGGAAGAAGACCGGAGGCGTCGACGTGTGGACTTCCATGACGTCCAGGACTATGCAGACA ATATCAAAGCTCAGCTCTTTGAAACATCCAGCAAGACAGGCCAGAGTGTGG ACGAGCTCTTCCAGAAAGTGGCAGAGGATTACGTCAGTGTGGCTGCCTTCCAGGTGATGACAG AGGACAAGGGCGTGGATCTGGGCCAGAAGCCAAACCCCTACTTCTACAGCTGTTGTCATCACTGA